The following are encoded in a window of Methanobrevibacter ruminantium M1 genomic DNA:
- a CDS encoding NAD(P)-dependent glycerol-1-phosphate dehydrogenase — protein MDSKKIQMPREVHIGPNVLDEVGEICKDLRLFDEALVVSGFHTFDVAGQQTVDALESSDFGVDVVKVKDASVESVEKVREKIANASVVLGVGGGKIIDVAKLASTYEHSYFISVPTTASHDGIASPMASIKNDKGSISKNANSPMAVVADTGIINTSPFRLIASGCADIVSNYTAIKDWRLAYRLRNEKFSESAAALSEMTAKLIINSSDSIKEGLEESARIVVKSLFSSGMAISIAGSSRPASGSEHLFSHALDRIAKKPALHGEQCGVGTIMMMHLHGGDWRAIQSILKTIGAPTNASELGLDDDEIIDALTIAHTLRPERYTILGDNGLTRDAAIKLARKTEVI, from the coding sequence ATGGATTCTAAAAAGATTCAAATGCCAAGAGAAGTACATATAGGCCCTAATGTTTTAGATGAAGTTGGGGAAATATGTAAGGATTTACGTTTATTTGATGAAGCTCTTGTTGTATCCGGATTTCATACATTTGATGTTGCCGGTCAGCAGACAGTTGACGCTTTAGAAAGTTCTGATTTTGGTGTGGATGTCGTAAAGGTTAAGGATGCATCTGTAGAATCAGTGGAGAAGGTTAGAGAGAAGATTGCCAATGCATCTGTTGTATTGGGAGTCGGAGGAGGTAAGATAATTGATGTTGCAAAGCTTGCTTCCACTTATGAGCATTCCTACTTCATTTCAGTTCCAACCACTGCATCTCACGACGGAATAGCCTCCCCTATGGCCTCCATTAAGAATGACAAGGGATCCATCTCTAAAAATGCAAATTCTCCAATGGCTGTTGTTGCAGACACTGGCATAATCAACACTTCTCCTTTTAGATTAATCGCTTCAGGCTGTGCAGATATCGTTTCCAATTACACTGCAATCAAGGATTGGAGATTGGCTTATAGGTTGAGAAATGAAAAGTTCAGCGAATCTGCAGCTGCCCTTTCTGAAATGACTGCAAAGCTCATTATCAATTCCTCTGACAGCATTAAGGAAGGATTGGAAGAAAGCGCTAGAATAGTTGTAAAGTCATTGTTCAGCAGTGGAATGGCAATAAGCATTGCAGGTTCAAGCAGACCTGCAAGCGGTTCTGAACATCTCTTCAGCCATGCATTGGATAGAATCGCTAAAAAGCCAGCATTGCATGGTGAGCAATGCGGTGTGGGAACTATCATGATGATGCACTTGCATGGCGGTGATTGGAGAGCTATTCAATCTATTTTAAAGACAATTGGGGCACCTACAAATGCCTCCGAATTAGGATTGGATGATGATGAGATAATTGATGCATTAACAATTGCACATACATTAAGGCCTGAAAGGTATACCATTTTAGGTGATAATGGATTAACTAGGGATGCTGCCATTAAGTTAGCTAGAAAAACTGAGGTTATTTAA
- a CDS encoding UPF0179 family protein — protein MITLIGKKLAKEGESFIFYEPAEECSTCRFKASCIDSLEEGHKYTITEVRDVEQKCPIHEDEKVQVVVVEKGETTILTDSKGVFEGSSFEFNRQGCSNKDCDFRDMCFPEEIGKGEKCVYIKDLGKFNDCPRGNSLIKCVVKIYDK, from the coding sequence ATGATAACTTTAATTGGTAAGAAATTAGCAAAGGAAGGAGAAAGCTTTATATTTTATGAGCCCGCAGAGGAATGTTCGACTTGTAGGTTTAAGGCTTCTTGTATAGATTCCCTTGAAGAGGGACATAAGTATACAATCACGGAAGTCCGTGATGTGGAACAGAAGTGTCCTATTCATGAGGATGAAAAGGTTCAGGTGGTTGTTGTGGAAAAGGGAGAGACCACTATTTTAACCGATTCCAAAGGAGTCTTTGAAGGATCCAGCTTTGAATTTAATAGACAAGGATGTTCAAATAAGGATTGTGACTTTAGGGACATGTGTTTCCCTGAAGAGATTGGAAAAGGAGAAAAATGCGTTTATATTAAGGACCTTGGAAAGTTCAATGACTGTCCTCGCGGAAACTCTTTGATTAAATGTGTTGTAAAGATATATGACAAATAA
- the rpiA gene encoding ribose-5-phosphate isomerase RpiA — MSQMKKDCGYAAAELVKDGQVLGLGTGSTTLYFIEKVGMRVRDEGIEVMGIPTSFQSSLLARKWNIPITSLDEHEIDLAVDGADEIDPDFNLIKGGGAAHTIEKIVDYSAKELVIIADDSKLVNVLGAFPLPIEIIPVSLNPVTKALEDMGGEVNIRMGQAKDGPVITDNGNFILDVSFGEIDNPISMEKELNTLPGVVENGLFTEMVDKVIIGSKDGVKYL, encoded by the coding sequence ATGAGTCAAATGAAAAAAGATTGTGGTTATGCTGCTGCAGAATTGGTAAAAGACGGTCAAGTATTAGGGCTTGGAACTGGTTCAACAACCCTTTATTTTATTGAAAAGGTAGGGATGAGAGTTAGAGATGAAGGAATTGAAGTTATGGGAATTCCAACTTCCTTTCAGTCTTCCTTGCTTGCTCGCAAGTGGAACATTCCAATAACAAGCCTTGATGAGCATGAGATTGATTTGGCTGTTGACGGTGCAGATGAGATAGATCCGGACTTTAACTTAATCAAAGGTGGAGGAGCTGCACATACTATAGAAAAGATAGTTGACTATTCTGCTAAGGAATTGGTAATCATTGCAGATGATTCCAAGCTCGTTAATGTTTTAGGTGCCTTCCCACTTCCTATAGAAATTATTCCAGTTTCCTTAAACCCTGTAACAAAGGCTTTAGAGGATATGGGAGGGGAAGTAAACATTAGAATGGGCCAAGCTAAGGATGGTCCTGTCATAACCGACAACGGAAACTTCATTTTGGATGTTTCTTTTGGAGAGATAGACAATCCTATTTCTATGGAAAAAGAGTTAAACACCCTTCCTGGAGTTGTTGAAAACGGATTGTTTACTGAAATGGTAGATAAGGTTATTATTGGTTCTAAAGATGGTGTAAAATACTTATAA
- a CDS encoding FAD-dependent oxidoreductase: MKVVIVGGGAGGISTASNLRKLDEEVEIVVLTRDNQVSYSPCAIPYVLSDRIHSFDDIVMRTVDDYKAKNIDVMLETEVTGVDSAKKQITYSKNGVVQTMNYDKLVLATGGSPFVPPMKGVDLDGVFKIRTLDDGKQVKEWAENCKSALVTGAGLIGIEIAYAFKKMGLKVTLCEMLPQIVPRSLDPDMAKILTDYLIEEGIDVVLGQPITELKGEDGKVKKAVFEDGTEADADMVILATGVRAELNLAKMAGCDCGRWAILVNDRMATTVPDVYAVGDCVESYSAILRSNTVSQLGTTAVRQAKTLAQTLAGKRSRFNPVLNSMVSKVGKLEFGAVGLTRSFAQQNSIKAVVGKVEALTRARYYPNAKPMNVKVICDADGTIIGCQIIAEERVAERIDTMTLAITQELTCFELSNMEFAYAPPVSMVTDPLVIAVEEVSKKFN; encoded by the coding sequence ATGAAAGTAGTTATAGTAGGTGGAGGAGCTGGAGGTATATCCACAGCTTCCAATCTTAGAAAATTAGACGAAGAAGTAGAGATTGTTGTATTGACTAGAGATAATCAAGTGTCTTACTCTCCTTGTGCAATTCCTTATGTACTTTCCGATAGGATCCATTCATTTGATGACATTGTAATGAGGACTGTTGATGATTATAAGGCAAAAAACATTGATGTTATGCTTGAGACTGAAGTGACTGGAGTCGATTCAGCTAAAAAGCAAATCACCTATTCTAAAAATGGTGTTGTTCAAACCATGAACTATGATAAGCTTGTTCTTGCAACTGGAGGAAGTCCATTTGTCCCTCCTATGAAAGGGGTTGATTTAGATGGCGTATTTAAGATAAGAACTCTTGATGACGGAAAACAAGTAAAGGAATGGGCTGAAAACTGTAAAAGCGCTTTAGTAACTGGCGCAGGTCTTATTGGTATTGAGATAGCATATGCATTTAAAAAGATGGGCTTGAAGGTAACCTTATGTGAAATGTTGCCACAGATCGTTCCACGTTCACTTGATCCTGATATGGCTAAAATCCTTACTGACTATTTGATTGAAGAGGGAATTGATGTGGTTCTTGGCCAGCCTATTACAGAGCTTAAAGGGGAAGATGGCAAAGTCAAAAAGGCTGTCTTTGAAGACGGAACTGAAGCAGATGCAGATATGGTTATTTTGGCTACAGGTGTTAGAGCAGAGCTTAATTTAGCAAAAATGGCTGGATGTGACTGTGGAAGATGGGCCATACTTGTAAATGATAGGATGGCTACCACCGTACCTGATGTCTATGCAGTTGGAGACTGTGTAGAGTCTTACAGTGCAATTCTCAGATCAAACACTGTTTCTCAGTTAGGAACCACTGCAGTTCGTCAAGCTAAGACCTTGGCTCAGACTCTTGCCGGCAAACGTTCAAGATTCAATCCTGTGCTCAATTCCATGGTATCTAAAGTAGGCAAATTGGAGTTCGGTGCAGTAGGCCTTACCAGAAGCTTTGCACAGCAGAACAGCATAAAGGCAGTTGTAGGAAAGGTTGAGGCATTGACAAGGGCAAGGTATTATCCAAATGCAAAGCCTATGAATGTAAAGGTCATCTGTGATGCAGATGGTACAATAATAGGTTGCCAGATAATTGCAGAGGAAAGGGTAGCTGAGAGAATTGATACCATGACATTGGCAATCACTCAAGAGCTTACCTGCTTTGAACTCAGTAATATGGAGTTTGCTTATGCACCTCCTGTTTCCATGGTAACTGATCCATTGGTAATTGCTGTAGAGGAAGTCAGTAAAAAGTTTAATTAA
- the metG gene encoding methionine--tRNA ligase gives MTKIFISCALPYANGPCHLGHLRSTYIPADIYARYNRMAGNDVLMVCATDEHGTPIAVKADAEGKKPIEVAKRYHDMIARDIESCDISLDNFARTSDELHYKISQDFFLYLYEKGLIYEEAIQQLYCENCEKFLPDRYVEGICPVCGAEARGDHCESCGRALEPTELLEPHCLTCGNTPVIRDSTQYFFKLSHFQNQLEEYITTNEYLPPNVRNYAQNWLKEGLEDWIMTRDMKWGIPVPLEGAKGKVIYVWGEAFIGYISSAAAWSRRTGIPWEDYWDGHVVHFIGKDIIYHHSLFWPAMLMGHDCKLPDDIFAGEFLSLEGRKMSTSKNWVVWVSDFVKDFESDLLRFYLTISAPLNKDTDFSWDDFGRRVNDELADIIGNFLHRTFTFTHKFFDGKVPEYANPSEEDLEFEAEIKELPAKVGELISSMKFREGLVEILKTAKSANKYFNDQEPWKAVKENPQKASNCLYLSNQFCKSLAILLKPYIPNKADAICDIINISKENVWDDASIFLENGHEINKAKPLFKKIEDKVIEAQKEKLYANLEDSEETKDDKDNKKDKKDKSNKNKSNKDKKDKSKSNDGEKMDLISIDEFAKVEIRIGKIVEIEKIEKSNKLLKTQIDIGDKTIQVIAGLGKRYAPEDLLGKKVPVVTNLKPAKLMGELSEGMIMATESAAILTPDDCEIGELLM, from the coding sequence TTGACAAAAATATTTATTTCATGTGCCCTTCCATATGCAAACGGTCCATGTCATTTAGGTCACTTACGTTCAACATATATTCCAGCGGATATCTATGCAAGATATAACCGTATGGCTGGAAATGATGTCTTGATGGTATGTGCAACCGACGAGCATGGAACTCCAATTGCAGTTAAAGCAGATGCTGAAGGCAAGAAACCTATTGAAGTTGCAAAACGCTATCATGACATGATAGCCCGTGACATTGAAAGCTGTGACATCAGCCTTGACAATTTTGCAAGAACAAGCGACGAGTTGCATTATAAGATCTCACAAGACTTCTTCCTATACCTTTATGAAAAGGGATTGATCTATGAGGAAGCCATTCAACAGCTTTATTGTGAAAACTGTGAAAAGTTCTTGCCAGATAGGTATGTTGAAGGAATCTGTCCTGTCTGTGGGGCTGAAGCAAGAGGAGACCACTGCGAATCCTGCGGAAGAGCTTTGGAACCGACTGAGCTTCTTGAGCCACACTGCCTTACCTGTGGAAATACTCCAGTAATAAGGGACAGCACACAATATTTCTTTAAGTTAAGCCATTTCCAGAATCAATTGGAAGAGTATATTACAACCAACGAGTATCTTCCTCCAAATGTCAGAAACTATGCTCAGAACTGGCTTAAGGAAGGCCTTGAAGATTGGATAATGACCCGTGATATGAAATGGGGTATTCCAGTTCCTCTTGAAGGCGCTAAAGGAAAGGTCATCTATGTATGGGGAGAGGCTTTCATCGGATATATTTCCTCTGCAGCTGCATGGAGCAGAAGAACTGGAATTCCTTGGGAAGACTATTGGGATGGACATGTTGTTCATTTCATTGGAAAGGACATTATCTATCACCATTCACTCTTTTGGCCTGCTATGCTTATGGGACATGACTGCAAGTTACCTGATGACATTTTTGCAGGTGAATTCTTATCCCTTGAAGGCAGAAAGATGTCTACCAGTAAGAATTGGGTTGTCTGGGTATCTGATTTTGTAAAAGACTTCGAATCAGACTTGCTTAGATTCTATCTAACTATTAGCGCTCCTTTAAATAAAGACACTGATTTCTCATGGGATGACTTTGGAAGAAGGGTAAATGATGAATTGGCAGATATAATTGGAAACTTCTTGCATAGGACTTTTACATTCACTCATAAGTTCTTTGACGGTAAGGTCCCTGAATATGCAAATCCAAGTGAAGAGGACTTGGAATTTGAAGCTGAGATTAAGGAATTACCTGCTAAAGTGGGAGAGCTTATCTCAAGCATGAAGTTTAGGGAAGGTTTGGTTGAGATTCTCAAGACTGCCAAATCTGCCAATAAGTACTTTAATGATCAAGAGCCATGGAAAGCTGTAAAAGAAAACCCACAAAAGGCTTCTAACTGTTTATATTTATCCAATCAGTTCTGTAAATCCTTGGCAATTCTTTTAAAACCTTATATTCCAAATAAGGCAGATGCAATCTGTGATATAATTAATATTTCTAAGGAAAACGTTTGGGATGATGCAAGCATATTCCTAGAGAATGGTCATGAGATAAATAAGGCAAAGCCACTCTTTAAGAAGATTGAAGATAAGGTTATTGAAGCTCAAAAGGAAAAGTTATATGCTAACCTAGAGGATTCAGAAGAAACTAAAGATGATAAAGACAATAAAAAAGATAAAAAAGATAAATCTAATAAGAATAAATCAAATAAAGACAAAAAAGATAAATCTAAATCAAATGATGGTGAAAAAATGGATTTAATTAGCATTGATGAATTTGCAAAAGTGGAAATTAGAATAGGAAAGATTGTAGAGATTGAAAAAATAGAAAAATCAAATAAATTATTAAAGACCCAAATTGACATTGGAGATAAGACCATTCAAGTTATTGCAGGTCTTGGAAAAAGATATGCTCCTGAAGACTTATTAGGCAAAAAGGTACCTGTAGTAACCAATCTTAAACCAGCTAAATTGATGGGTGAATTATCTGAAGGAATGATTATGGCTACTGAAAGTGCAGCTATTTTAACTCCTGACGATTGTGAAATTGGCGAATTACTTATGTAA
- a CDS encoding DUF530 domain-containing protein, translated as MDESLMITESEKFLNQIEREKLDLTNLKSDFSDLESYLEVYELLKSNFDKLQDMKESMDERGYTAPFRSLNRYGSRVSEDVDYEELGELNRHNTIFRNNASAKKNSFDRVKYAIAAHRIALGNLEEYAKIRCKDCQKSYKVSTFLENSKTCKCGSTDFELKVNHSGIHRLEIIPYLPLSGNYMVLLSSLSGWGRDSFRRILNILQQKRKGVVKTVTPIIRIKENGRTITKRVNLDSEFADCYEEELRRIYGKGVRIERLEFHSTKPTIVNDKYTRTNLALAYVKHAEDIVSRHEEEIFEENIKDLNNLKTYDELIYSVNLEKPEYMDEDDLDSWREQKIQDNLLELGLMDKYGHLDKQLKKDLKERERIKSKIFADIAPTLILWDISKYYLCTSYDRRKRYGSPFPFIRNDLDRQQRKVFANPHANVVGLLREKEKKHMIAIDEMDLLLYKKFKLEKRIKNTNFKLNYAALGPAIVFANSDYNIKEVSRAYKVGEKSVKREIMNIKSFRKPNSKKSREFLGKIKG; from the coding sequence ATGGATGAATCATTAATGATAACAGAGTCTGAGAAATTTTTAAATCAAATAGAGAGGGAGAAGTTAGATCTAACCAATCTTAAGTCTGACTTTAGTGACTTGGAGTCATATTTAGAGGTTTACGAACTTCTAAAAAGCAACTTTGACAAGCTCCAGGACATGAAGGAAAGTATGGATGAGAGAGGTTATACTGCTCCATTCAGATCTCTCAATCGTTATGGTTCTCGTGTAAGTGAGGATGTTGATTATGAGGAACTAGGTGAATTGAACCGCCATAACACTATTTTTAGAAACAATGCCTCTGCTAAAAAGAACAGCTTTGATAGGGTAAAATATGCCATAGCAGCTCATAGGATTGCCTTAGGCAATCTTGAGGAATATGCCAAAATCAGATGCAAGGACTGTCAAAAGTCATATAAGGTTAGCACATTCCTTGAAAACTCTAAGACCTGCAAATGCGGAAGCACTGATTTTGAGCTTAAGGTAAACCACTCTGGAATCCATAGATTGGAAATCATTCCTTATCTTCCATTATCCGGCAATTATATGGTTCTTCTCTCCAGCTTATCCGGTTGGGGAAGGGATTCATTCAGAAGAATCCTAAACATATTGCAGCAGAAAAGAAAAGGTGTTGTAAAGACTGTAACTCCTATAATCCGCATAAAGGAAAATGGCAGAACCATTACTAAAAGGGTAAACCTTGATAGTGAATTTGCAGATTGCTATGAAGAGGAACTTAGAAGAATATATGGTAAGGGAGTTAGAATAGAAAGGCTTGAATTCCATAGTACAAAGCCAACAATAGTTAATGATAAGTATACCCGTACCAATCTGGCCTTGGCTTATGTCAAGCATGCTGAAGACATTGTTTCAAGACATGAGGAAGAGATTTTTGAGGAAAACATCAAGGACTTGAATAATCTTAAGACCTATGATGAGCTTATCTATTCAGTCAATCTTGAAAAGCCTGAATATATGGATGAGGATGACTTAGACTCTTGGAGAGAGCAAAAGATTCAGGACAATCTTTTGGAATTAGGCCTTATGGACAAATATGGGCACTTAGATAAGCAATTAAAGAAAGACCTAAAGGAAAGGGAGAGAATAAAGTCTAAGATTTTTGCAGACATTGCACCAACCCTTATTCTTTGGGACATTTCCAAATATTATCTCTGCACATCCTATGACCGCCGTAAAAGGTATGGATCTCCATTCCCTTTCATTAGAAACGATTTAGACAGACAGCAGCGTAAGGTATTTGCAAATCCCCATGCAAATGTAGTAGGTCTCCTTAGGGAAAAGGAGAAAAAGCATATGATAGCAATAGATGAGATGGATTTATTGCTGTATAAAAAGTTTAAATTGGAAAAGAGAATTAAGAACACTAATTTTAAGCTGAATTATGCAGCACTAGGACCCGCTATTGTATTTGCAAATTCTGATTACAACATTAAGGAAGTTTCTAGAGCATATAAAGTTGGAGAGAAAAGCGTAAAAAGAGAGATTATGAATATTAAGAGCTTTAGAAAGCCAAACAGTAAAAAATCAAGAGAGTTTTTAGGTAAGATTAAGGGGTAG